In the Syntrophales bacterium genome, one interval contains:
- the rplB gene encoding 50S ribosomal protein L2, translated as MGIVKYKPTSPGRRFQTCSDFREITASDPDKSLLKPLPRTGGRNNKGRMTSRNVGGRHKRRYRLVDFRRDKTDIPAKVATIEYDPNRSSRIALLKYVDGEKRYILAPDKLQVGDTVVSSEKADVKPGNTVILKNVPLGSLIHNIELKTGRGGQLIRSAGTYGQLMAKEGGYAQVRLPSGEVRKIRLECRATIGQVGNTDHENISIGKAGRSRWAGRRPHTRGVVMNPIDHPMGGGEGKSSGGRHPCTPWGIPTKGHKTRKNKQTDKYIVKKRG; from the coding sequence ATGGGAATCGTTAAATACAAACCCACGTCACCCGGGAGGAGGTTCCAGACCTGCTCGGATTTCCGTGAAATCACGGCCTCGGATCCGGACAAGTCTCTTTTGAAGCCGCTGCCGAGGACGGGAGGAAGAAATAACAAAGGGCGGATGACGAGTCGAAACGTCGGAGGACGGCACAAAAGACGTTACCGCCTCGTCGATTTCCGGAGGGACAAAACGGATATTCCCGCGAAGGTAGCGACGATCGAGTACGACCCGAACCGTTCTTCGCGAATCGCCCTTCTGAAGTATGTTGACGGCGAGAAGCGATACATTCTGGCACCCGATAAGCTTCAGGTCGGCGATACGGTGGTCAGCAGTGAAAAGGCAGACGTGAAGCCCGGCAACACAGTTATTCTGAAAAACGTTCCCCTGGGTTCCCTGATCCATAACATTGAATTGAAGACCGGTCGAGGCGGGCAGTTGATTCGATCCGCGGGGACATACGGTCAGCTGATGGCGAAGGAAGGCGGATATGCACAGGTCCGTCTGCCTTCAGGAGAAGTCAGGAAGATCCGCCTTGAATGCAGAGCGACCATCGGACAGGTGGGGAACACGGATCACGAGAACATCAGCATTGGAAAGGCGGGCCGTTCCCGTTGGGCTGGCCGGCGCCCGCATACTCGTGGAGTGGTGATGAATCCGATCGATCATCCCATGGGCGGCGGGGAAGGCAAGTCTTCCGGCGGCCGACATCCCTGTACCCCTTGGGGAATACCGACAAAGGGGCACAAGACGAGAAAAAACAAGCAAACGGATAAGTACATCGTCAAGAAAAGGGGTTAG